A section of the Quatrionicoccus australiensis genome encodes:
- the queC gene encoding 7-cyano-7-deazaguanine synthase QueC: MKPAVVLLSGGLDSATCVALARSQGFDCYCLSFDYGQRHSAELDAARRVAAALGAVEHRVINFGLAQFGGSALTDTSIAVPTGGVQPGIPVTYVPARNTIMLSLALAWAEVLGSRDIFVGVNAVDYSGYPDCRPEYIAAFEKMANLATKAGVEGVKLSIHAPLIDLSKAQIIQTGTALGVDYGLTVSCYQADADGHACGECDSCRLRAEGFAAAGVADPTHYAA, from the coding sequence ATGAAACCTGCTGTCGTCCTTCTTTCCGGCGGACTCGATTCCGCCACCTGTGTTGCGCTGGCCAGAAGCCAGGGCTTTGACTGCTACTGCCTGTCCTTCGACTACGGCCAACGGCACAGCGCCGAGCTCGATGCGGCGCGCCGGGTGGCCGCGGCGCTCGGCGCCGTCGAGCATCGCGTGATCAATTTCGGCCTCGCCCAGTTCGGCGGTTCCGCGCTGACCGACACCTCCATCGCCGTACCGACCGGCGGCGTGCAGCCCGGCATCCCGGTGACCTACGTCCCGGCGCGCAATACCATCATGCTTTCGCTCGCCCTGGCCTGGGCCGAAGTGCTCGGCAGCCGCGACATCTTCGTCGGCGTCAATGCGGTCGACTACTCCGGCTACCCGGATTGCCGGCCCGAGTACATCGCCGCCTTCGAGAAGATGGCCAATCTGGCGACCAAGGCCGGCGTCGAGGGCGTCAAGCTGAGCATCCACGCGCCGCTGATCGACCTTTCCAAGGCGCAGATCATCCAGACCGGTACGGCGCTCGGCGTCGATTACGGTCTCACCGTTTCCTGCTACCAGGCCGATGCCGATGGCCACGCCTGCGGCGAATGCGATTCCTGCCGCCTGCGTGCCGAAGGCTTTGCCGCGGCCGGGGTGGCCGATCCGACGCACTACGCGGCCTGA
- a CDS encoding YeeE/YedE family protein: MEALSATSIIWLAFALAFCFGALGQKTSFCTMGAVTDILVMGNWSRMRMWLLAIGVAVLGAGALHAAGLIDLDKSIYRGASFNWLSCLVGGGCFGAGMVLASGCGSKTLIRIGGGNLKSLVVFIVLGLVAYMTMRGVLGVFRVGVLDKVTLTLPGGQDVPALLRSAGVEAQTAFALGVLGIGGGLTAFCLFKRDFWTLDNLLGGFGVGLAVVAAWYVSGHLGYLAEDPETLQEAFVATNSGRMEAFSFVAPSAYFLELLMLWSDTSRKMSFGIASVLGVVAGSAAWALLSRSFRWEGFAGVDDIARHLIGAALMGFGGVTALGCTVGQGISGISTLALGSIVTFLAIVGGAALTIRIEYFGVSGGCTK; encoded by the coding sequence ATGGAAGCCCTTTCCGCCACCAGCATCATCTGGCTCGCCTTCGCCCTGGCCTTCTGTTTCGGTGCACTCGGCCAGAAGACCTCGTTCTGCACCATGGGCGCGGTTACCGATATCCTCGTGATGGGCAACTGGAGCCGCATGCGCATGTGGCTGCTGGCGATCGGCGTTGCGGTGCTCGGCGCCGGTGCGCTGCACGCGGCCGGTTTGATCGATCTCGACAAGTCGATCTACCGCGGCGCCAGTTTCAACTGGCTGTCCTGCCTGGTTGGCGGCGGCTGCTTCGGCGCCGGCATGGTGCTGGCTTCCGGCTGCGGCTCGAAGACGCTGATCCGCATCGGTGGCGGCAACCTCAAGTCGCTGGTCGTCTTCATCGTGCTCGGCCTGGTCGCCTACATGACGATGCGCGGCGTGCTCGGCGTCTTCCGTGTCGGCGTGCTCGACAAGGTGACGCTGACTTTGCCCGGCGGTCAGGACGTGCCGGCCTTGCTGCGCTCGGCAGGAGTCGAGGCGCAGACCGCTTTTGCGCTTGGCGTACTCGGCATCGGCGGCGGCTTGACCGCTTTCTGCCTGTTCAAGCGCGATTTCTGGACGCTCGACAACCTGCTCGGCGGCTTCGGGGTCGGTCTGGCGGTCGTCGCCGCCTGGTATGTCAGCGGCCATCTCGGCTATCTGGCGGAAGACCCGGAGACACTGCAGGAAGCCTTTGTGGCGACCAACAGCGGGCGCATGGAAGCCTTCAGTTTCGTCGCGCCGAGCGCTTATTTCCTTGAGTTGCTGATGCTGTGGTCGGATACCAGCCGCAAGATGAGTTTCGGGATTGCCAGCGTGCTCGGCGTGGTCGCCGGTTCGGCGGCCTGGGCCTTGCTGAGCCGCAGTTTCCGCTGGGAAGGTTTTGCCGGTGTCGATGACATCGCCCGCCATCTGATCGGCGCTGCGCTGATGGGCTTTGGCGGCGTCACGGCGCTGGGCTGCACGGTCGGTCAGGGGATCAGCGGCATCTCGACGCTGGCGCTCGGTTCCATCGTCACTTTCCTGGCCATTGTTGGCGGTGCGGCGCTGACCATACGTATCGAGTACTTCGGCGTTTCCGGCGGCTGCACGAAGTAG
- a CDS encoding protein adenylyltransferase SelO, producing the protein MNAPASPRFDNSFAALPEAFYTRLAPQPLSNPHVVAISDEVAGLVGLEAELLNSPEFAEIFAGNRLLPGSQPLAAVYSGHQFGVWAGQLGDGRAHLLGGLRNEHGHWEIQLKGAGRTPYSRGADGRAVLRSSIREFLCSEAMAGLGIPTTRALCIVGGDQAVRREQIETAAVVARVAPGFVRFGSFEHWASRDRQPELKQLADYVIDTFRPACRDAANPYAALLADVARRTGEMIAHWMAVGFMHGVMNTDNMSILGLTLDYGPFGFMEAFDPGHICNHSDDQGRYTYRNQPHIGQWNLYRLADAFLPLIGRPAQCKAAVDEHYGPAFEGRFEQLMRAKLGLRDGLPDDENFIGETFGFLQQHRPDFTLFFRSLAKLPAAVDRENMAKTDAPLRDLFVDRSACDTWLAEWRARLAQTPWPDAERQAAMRAASPKYVLRNWLAEVAIRKAKSGDFSEVQRLLTCLRRPYDEQPEFEAYAALPPDWANGLAVSCSS; encoded by the coding sequence ATGAACGCACCTGCCTCGCCCCGCTTCGACAACAGCTTTGCTGCCTTGCCCGAGGCCTTTTACACCCGTCTGGCGCCGCAGCCCCTGAGCAATCCGCATGTCGTCGCGATCAGCGATGAAGTGGCCGGGCTGGTCGGTCTGGAAGCGGAGCTGCTGAACAGCCCGGAGTTCGCCGAAATCTTCGCCGGAAATCGTCTGCTGCCGGGCAGTCAACCGCTGGCCGCCGTCTATTCCGGACACCAGTTCGGCGTCTGGGCCGGCCAGTTGGGCGACGGTCGGGCGCATCTGCTCGGTGGCCTGCGCAACGAACACGGGCACTGGGAAATCCAGTTGAAGGGGGCGGGCCGCACGCCTTATTCGCGCGGTGCCGACGGGCGCGCTGTGTTGCGCTCGTCGATCCGCGAGTTTCTCTGTTCGGAGGCGATGGCCGGGCTCGGCATCCCGACGACGCGTGCCCTGTGCATCGTCGGCGGCGACCAGGCGGTGCGCCGCGAGCAAATCGAAACGGCGGCCGTGGTCGCCCGCGTCGCGCCTGGTTTCGTGCGTTTCGGTTCCTTCGAACATTGGGCCTCACGTGACCGGCAGCCTGAATTGAAGCAACTGGCCGATTACGTGATCGACACCTTCCGCCCGGCGTGCCGTGATGCGGCCAACCCCTACGCTGCGCTGCTCGCCGACGTGGCCCGCCGCACCGGCGAGATGATCGCGCACTGGATGGCGGTCGGCTTCATGCACGGCGTGATGAACACCGACAACATGTCGATTCTCGGCCTGACCCTCGATTACGGCCCGTTCGGTTTTATGGAAGCCTTCGACCCCGGCCATATCTGCAATCACTCTGATGACCAGGGACGCTACACCTACCGCAACCAGCCGCATATCGGTCAATGGAACCTCTATCGCCTGGCCGATGCCTTCCTGCCGCTGATCGGCCGGCCGGCGCAGTGCAAGGCCGCGGTCGACGAGCATTACGGCCCGGCTTTCGAAGGCAGGTTCGAACAACTGATGCGCGCCAAGCTCGGTTTGCGCGACGGCTTGCCCGACGACGAGAACTTCATCGGCGAAACCTTCGGCTTCCTGCAGCAGCACCGCCCCGACTTCACGCTGTTCTTCCGTTCGCTGGCGAAATTGCCGGCGGCGGTCGACCGCGAAAATATGGCCAAAACCGACGCCCCGTTGCGCGACCTGTTCGTCGACCGTAGTGCCTGCGACACCTGGCTCGCCGAGTGGCGCGCCCGCCTGGCGCAAACGCCGTGGCCGGATGCCGAACGGCAGGCGGCGATGCGGGCGGCGAGTCCGAAATACGTGCTGCGCAACTGGCTGGCCGAGGTCGCCATCCGGAAGGCGAAGAGCGGCGATTTCTCGGAGGTGCAGCGCCTGCTCACCTGCCTGCGCCGGCCTTACGACGAACAGCCGGAGTTCGAGGCTTACGCCGCCTTGCCGCCGGACTGGGCGAACGGACTCGCGGTCAGCTGCTCGAGCTGA
- the cobO gene encoding cob(I)yrinic acid a,c-diamide adenosyltransferase codes for MVTHEQRMQKKKAVIDNQIAAAQAERGVLLINTGNGKGKSSAAFGVVARALGHGLKVGVVQFVKGRSDTGEEAFFRTQPNVTWHVGGEGFTWETQDKERDAAAARHAWSIAGEHLGNPEIGLVVLDEMTYAFKYGWLDLDAVIAKLLARPLMQHVIVTGRGAPEALRAAADTVSDIGNEKHAFQAGIKAMPGLEW; via the coding sequence ATGGTTACCCACGAACAACGCATGCAGAAAAAGAAGGCCGTGATCGACAACCAGATCGCCGCCGCCCAGGCCGAACGCGGCGTGCTGCTGATCAACACCGGCAATGGCAAAGGCAAGTCGTCGGCTGCTTTCGGCGTCGTCGCCCGCGCCCTCGGTCACGGCCTCAAGGTCGGCGTCGTGCAGTTCGTCAAGGGTCGCTCGGACACCGGCGAGGAAGCCTTTTTCCGCACCCAGCCGAACGTTACCTGGCATGTCGGCGGCGAAGGCTTCACCTGGGAAACCCAGGACAAGGAACGCGATGCCGCCGCTGCCCGCCACGCCTGGTCGATTGCCGGCGAACATCTGGGCAACCCGGAAATCGGCCTGGTCGTGCTCGACGAGATGACCTACGCCTTCAAGTACGGCTGGCTCGATCTCGATGCCGTGATCGCCAAACTGCTCGCCCGCCCGCTCATGCAGCACGTCATCGTCACCGGCCGCGGCGCCCCGGAAGCCCTGCGCGCCGCCGCCGACACGGTAAGCGACATCGGCAACGAGAAACACGCCTTCCAGGCCGGCATCAAGGCGATGCCGGGGCTGGAGTGGTGA
- the hybE gene encoding [NiFe]-hydrogenase assembly chaperone HybE: MNQVDSPVVLYAESPAALLAAHYRAVWQRGEPDMAEINPALDVESLGFARHAGDWFGVVITPWFLRLYLLPGGGTLWGEIPAGQRRFLELPGGTLPFVSAREEELGTYQFSTLITPMSLVPDMAAARQIAVDALQAFIFGMPSAVPPSLPAAPAPDTSRRGFFRRLAGKR, translated from the coding sequence ATGAACCAGGTCGATTCCCCCGTCGTACTTTATGCCGAGAGCCCGGCGGCGCTGCTTGCCGCCCATTACCGTGCCGTCTGGCAGCGCGGCGAGCCGGACATGGCGGAAATCAATCCGGCGCTCGATGTCGAAAGCCTTGGCTTTGCCCGCCACGCCGGCGACTGGTTCGGCGTCGTCATCACGCCGTGGTTCCTGCGCCTTTACCTGTTGCCCGGCGGCGGCACCCTGTGGGGCGAGATTCCAGCCGGCCAGCGGCGCTTTCTCGAACTGCCGGGCGGTACACTGCCCTTCGTCTCGGCGCGCGAGGAGGAACTCGGTACCTATCAGTTCAGCACGCTGATCACGCCGATGAGTCTGGTGCCGGACATGGCCGCGGCCCGCCAGATAGCGGTCGACGCGCTGCAAGCCTTCATTTTCGGCATGCCGTCAGCAGTGCCGCCGAGCCTGCCCGCGGCACCGGCCCCCGACACTTCCCGGCGCGGCTTTTTCCGCCGCCTGGCCGGCAAGCGTTAG
- a CDS encoding Tim44 domain-containing protein encodes MKSFALMAAALVLGFTLTTGDAEAARRLGGGSSSGMQRQAVTPNKATNAAPTQNQAAPAAAPQAQPKRSWMGPLAGLAAGLGLAALASHFGFGEGLANMMMIGLLVMGAVMLFGFLMRKKAASAQPGMQYANANAGYGGNAAPQPDFIPAGGSAAAPAANAANSGNIPAGFDVDGFVRNAKVNFIRLQAANDAGNLEDIREFTSPEMFAEIKLGMAERGAEKQETDVVQLNAEVLDVAEEASRYVVSVRFTGLIREEKNAAPEAFDEMWHMTKPRSGNGGWVLAGIQQVQ; translated from the coding sequence ATGAAATCATTTGCTTTGATGGCCGCGGCTCTGGTCCTCGGCTTTACGCTGACCACCGGTGACGCCGAAGCCGCCCGTCGCCTCGGTGGCGGCAGCTCTTCCGGCATGCAGCGCCAGGCCGTGACCCCGAACAAGGCGACCAACGCCGCCCCGACCCAGAATCAGGCAGCACCGGCCGCCGCACCGCAAGCCCAGCCCAAGCGCTCGTGGATGGGCCCGCTCGCCGGCCTCGCCGCCGGTCTCGGCCTCGCCGCGCTGGCTTCGCATTTCGGCTTCGGCGAAGGCCTGGCCAACATGATGATGATCGGCCTGCTGGTCATGGGCGCCGTGATGCTGTTCGGCTTCCTGATGCGCAAGAAGGCGGCCAGTGCCCAACCCGGCATGCAGTACGCCAATGCCAACGCCGGTTATGGCGGCAATGCCGCACCGCAGCCTGATTTCATTCCGGCTGGCGGTTCTGCTGCCGCCCCGGCTGCCAATGCAGCGAACAGCGGCAACATTCCGGCCGGCTTCGATGTCGATGGCTTCGTGCGTAACGCCAAGGTCAACTTCATCCGTCTGCAGGCCGCCAACGATGCAGGCAACCTCGAGGACATCCGCGAATTCACCTCGCCCGAGATGTTTGCCGAGATCAAGCTGGGCATGGCCGAACGCGGCGCTGAAAAGCAGGAAACCGACGTCGTCCAGCTTAACGCCGAAGTGCTCGACGTTGCCGAAGAAGCCAGCCGTTACGTCGTCAGCGTGCGCTTCACCGGCCTGATCCGCGAGGAAAAGAACGCCGCGCCGGAAGCCTTCGACGAAATGTGGCACATGACCAAGCCGCGCAGCGGCAATGGCGGCTGGGTGCTGGCCGGTATCCAGCAAGTCCAGTAA
- a CDS encoding EAL domain-containing protein, which produces MMDQLPREHFPAACTVFGIDEPGDSAYAIESGSVEVLAGPDQQRVAILGVGELFGEVALLDHLPRTATVRTLEPTTLVRIERQHVNELLKRSDPVIRHLLELLLQRFRSKHREHPDEGSAMAGSDDRTCALRTLALTRDLAHALDFDQLELYYQPLISFSRRNLVGFEALVRWRHPTLGMIMPLEFIGLAERTGLIHKLGAWVLQRAVADWAGLRQHCQPDGGLPPFVSVNLSADELGDLSIVDRIRQLLNSHAMRPHELKIELTETVIIEDRNSVSQVLEQLSALGIAIALDDFGTGYAGLETLKSLPISCLKIDKNFVQEIDSSLRSHEIVLTAIQLAASLGISTIAEGIEDEATFRRLDAMGCDVAQGYYFARPMPAAAVAGWLKQSIHEGKCAAAAG; this is translated from the coding sequence ATGATGGACCAACTCCCCCGCGAACATTTTCCGGCCGCCTGTACCGTGTTCGGCATCGACGAACCGGGCGATTCGGCCTACGCCATCGAAAGCGGCAGCGTCGAAGTACTGGCCGGCCCCGACCAGCAGCGCGTCGCCATCCTTGGCGTCGGCGAACTGTTCGGCGAAGTCGCGCTGCTCGACCACCTGCCGCGCACCGCCACGGTCCGCACGCTGGAGCCGACCACCCTGGTCCGCATCGAACGTCAGCATGTCAATGAACTGCTCAAGCGCAGCGACCCGGTCATCCGGCACCTGCTCGAACTGCTGCTGCAGCGCTTTCGCAGCAAGCACCGCGAACACCCGGACGAAGGCTCGGCGATGGCCGGCAGCGATGACCGCACCTGCGCCCTGCGCACCCTGGCCCTGACCCGCGATCTGGCGCACGCCCTCGATTTCGACCAGCTCGAACTGTATTACCAGCCGCTGATCAGCTTTTCGCGGCGCAACCTGGTCGGCTTCGAAGCCCTGGTCCGCTGGCGCCACCCGACGCTGGGCATGATCATGCCGCTCGAGTTCATCGGTCTGGCCGAACGCACCGGGCTGATCCACAAGCTGGGCGCCTGGGTGTTGCAGCGCGCCGTCGCCGACTGGGCCGGCCTGCGCCAGCACTGCCAGCCCGACGGCGGCCTGCCGCCCTTTGTCAGCGTCAACCTGTCGGCCGATGAACTTGGCGACCTCAGCATCGTCGACCGCATCCGCCAGCTCCTTAACAGCCATGCCATGCGGCCGCACGAACTGAAGATCGAGCTGACCGAAACGGTCATCATCGAAGATAGAAACAGCGTCAGTCAGGTACTGGAGCAACTCTCGGCGCTTGGCATCGCGATCGCGCTCGATGATTTCGGGACCGGTTATGCCGGCCTCGAAACGCTGAAAAGCCTGCCCATTTCCTGCCTCAAGATCGACAAGAACTTTGTCCAGGAAATCGACAGCTCGCTGCGCAGCCATGAAATCGTACTCACCGCCATCCAGCTTGCCGCCTCGCTCGGCATCAGCACCATCGCCGAAGGCATCGAGGATGAGGCGACTTTCCGCCGCCTCGACGCCATGGGTTGCGACGTCGCCCAGGGCTATTACTTCGCCCGGCCGATGCCGGCTGCAGCCGTCGCCGGCTGGCTGAAACAGTCCATCCACGAAGGAAAATGTGCCGCTGCAGCGGGTTGA
- a CDS encoding cobyrinate a,c-diamide synthase translates to MSLACPALLIAAPASGQGKTTVTAALARLHARQGRRVTVFKCGPDFLDPQIHAVASGRPCQNLDFGMCGEDDARWRLARAARDSDLILIEGVMGLFDGTPSAADIACRFGIPVMAMIDAGSMAQTFGAVAHGLASYRPGLPFAGVLANRVGSERHAGMLKDSLPPGMGWFGALSRNAAAALPERHLGLLQAAEIDDLESRLDQLADALAATATVDLPNSIEFANVAAPGVAPLLSGRRIAIARDAAYGFIYPANLEMLTALGAELHFFSPIAGETLPACDAVWLPGGYPELHATALSANSALWTALRAHVAAGKPLLAECGGMMSLFEQVTDKAGATHAFAGLLPGVSVMQPRLAALGTQFADLPEGRLAGHTFHYSKSETPLTPLLRAHTPDGRSGEAIYRLARLTASYVHFYFPSNPLACAALFA, encoded by the coding sequence ATGTCGCTCGCCTGTCCCGCCCTGCTCATCGCCGCCCCCGCCTCCGGCCAGGGCAAGACCACCGTCACTGCGGCGCTCGCCCGCCTGCATGCCAGGCAAGGCCGGCGCGTTACCGTCTTCAAGTGCGGCCCGGATTTTCTCGATCCGCAGATTCATGCCGTGGCCAGCGGTCGACCGTGCCAGAACCTCGATTTCGGCATGTGCGGCGAGGACGATGCGCGCTGGCGGCTGGCGCGCGCCGCGCGCGATTCCGACCTGATCCTCATTGAAGGCGTCATGGGCCTGTTCGACGGAACGCCGTCCGCCGCCGACATCGCCTGCCGCTTCGGCATTCCGGTCATGGCGATGATCGATGCCGGATCGATGGCCCAGACTTTCGGTGCCGTTGCGCACGGCCTCGCCAGCTACCGGCCCGGCCTGCCCTTTGCCGGCGTGCTCGCCAACCGCGTCGGCAGCGAACGTCATGCCGGCATGCTCAAGGACAGCCTGCCGCCCGGCATGGGCTGGTTCGGCGCGCTGTCGCGCAATGCCGCGGCGGCACTGCCCGAACGTCACCTCGGCCTGCTGCAGGCGGCCGAGATCGACGATCTGGAAAGCCGCCTCGACCAACTCGCCGATGCGCTGGCCGCCACCGCAACGGTCGACCTGCCAAACAGCATCGAATTCGCCAATGTTGCCGCACCCGGCGTCGCGCCACTGCTCAGCGGCCGGCGCATCGCGATTGCCCGCGACGCCGCCTACGGCTTCATCTACCCGGCCAACCTGGAAATGCTGACGGCGCTCGGTGCCGAATTGCACTTCTTCTCGCCCATCGCCGGCGAAACGCTGCCGGCGTGCGACGCCGTCTGGCTGCCCGGCGGCTATCCCGAACTGCATGCCACGGCGCTTTCGGCCAACTCGGCGCTGTGGACCGCCTTGCGCGCCCACGTCGCGGCCGGCAAACCACTGCTCGCCGAGTGCGGCGGCATGATGAGCCTGTTCGAGCAGGTCACCGACAAGGCCGGTGCGACACATGCCTTCGCCGGCCTGCTGCCCGGCGTCTCGGTCATGCAACCGCGCCTGGCCGCCCTCGGCACCCAGTTCGCCGATCTGCCGGAAGGACGGCTGGCCGGCCACACCTTCCATTATTCGAAGAGCGAAACACCGCTCACGCCGCTCCTCCGCGCGCATACTCCGGATGGCCGTAGTGGCGAGGCGATTTACCGGCTGGCGCGCCTGACCGCTTCCTACGTGCATTTCTACTTTCCATCGAACCCGCTCGCCTGCGCCGCCCTGTTCGCCTGA